From a single Wolbachia endosymbiont of Oedothorax gibbosus genomic region:
- a CDS encoding extracellular solute-binding protein, which produces MRKAFIFTSLIAVVLIVITYLYRNDGTNDSQVVNVYSSRKEELVRTLFDEFTKNTDIKVRYIVDDYSQLLSRMENGGEADLFLTADAVNLILAKKRGLLSQVDSEVLKSVIPAKFRDSEDYWFGLTKRTRILVYNKESVDPKDLSTYEDLANEKWKGKILVRSSTSPYNRSLIAFMIANNGFEKTKEWVSGIVGNMARKPSGGDTDQIYAVAAGEGDVAIVNSYYFARILSSENKKNVVDKLGAFFPDHEGNGVMVNISGAAVTKNAKNRENAIVLLEFLVSKQAQELYAKKNQEYPIVEGVETSGILKSWGNYPQSDLPLSELEKHLLEAVMIADECKWK; this is translated from the coding sequence ATGAGAAAAGCCTTTATATTCACATCCTTAATAGCGGTTGTATTAATAGTTATTACTTATTTATACAGAAACGACGGAACTAATGACTCACAAGTAGTAAATGTTTATTCATCGCGCAAAGAAGAATTAGTACGTACTTTATTTGATGAATTCACGAAAAATACGGACATTAAAGTACGTTATATCGTTGATGATTATTCTCAGCTACTTTCACGTATGGAAAACGGTGGTGAAGCCGACTTATTTTTAACTGCAGACGCAGTGAACCTAATTTTAGCAAAAAAAAGGGGGCTTTTGTCTCAAGTGGATTCAGAGGTTTTAAAAAGTGTTATACCTGCAAAATTTAGAGATAGTGAAGATTATTGGTTTGGTCTCACAAAAAGAACTAGGATATTGGTTTACAATAAAGAGTCAGTAGACCCTAAGGACTTAAGTACTTATGAAGATTTAGCAAATGAAAAATGGAAAGGAAAAATATTAGTGCGTTCTTCCACAAGTCCATATAACCGATCGTTGATTGCTTTTATGATTGCAAATAATGGTTTTGAAAAGACGAAAGAATGGGTAAGCGGAATTGTGGGCAATATGGCAAGAAAACCAAGTGGTGGTGACACTGATCAAATTTATGCCGTAGCAGCTGGTGAGGGAGATGTTGCAATAGTAAATAGTTATTACTTTGCAAGAATTCTTTCATCAGAAAATAAAAAGAATGTTGTAGACAAGCTAGGGGCTTTTTTTCCTGATCATGAAGGTAATGGTGTAATGGTAAACATCAGTGGTGCAGCAGTAACAAAAAACGCAAAAAACAGGGAAAATGCTATAGTCTTATTGGAATTTTTAGTAAGCAAGCAGGCTCAAGAGTTATATGCTAAGAAAAACCAAGAATATCCTATTGTTGAAGGCGTTGAAACTTCCGGTATACTAAAATCTTGGGGAAATTATCCACAGAGCGATTTACCTCTAAGTGAACTTGAGAAGCATCTTCTTGAGGCTGTTATGATAGCGGATGAGTGTAAGTGGAAGTAA
- the gpmI gene encoding 2,3-bisphosphoglycerate-independent phosphoglycerate mutase — protein MNFKSVVLCILDGWGNGIESSKYNAISNASPPCWQYISSNYPKCSLSACGTDVGLPGGQIGNSEVGHMNIGSGRVVMQSLQRINQEIGAIENNANLQSFISNLKSKNGICHLVGLVSDGGVHSHQKHIGALAKKISQRGIKVVIHAFLDGRDTLPNSCKKCIQEFKESIKNNDIRIATVSGRYYAMDRDNRWERTIEAYEAIAFAKAPRHDNAVSLIDENYQNNITDEFIKPAVIGDYQGIKPEDGVLLANFRADRMIQLASILLNQSAARDAGIYGQTTRTTEGHKRKPFSSILSMMQYKADLKIPCLFPPISFANTLGQVIADNKLQQLRIAETEKYAHVTFFFNCGREEPFFGEERILIPSPKVKTYDLQPEMSAFELTEKLVEKIHSQEFALIVVNYANPDMVGHTGNIKAAEKAVLAVDGCLAKVLSAVKKSSNTALIVTADHGNVECMFDEENNTPHTAHTLNKVPFIVSCDNLKLRDGRLSDIAPTILQLLGIKKPNEMTGSLLIV, from the coding sequence ATGAATTTTAAATCAGTCGTCTTATGTATACTAGATGGTTGGGGAAATGGAATAGAAAGCAGTAAATACAATGCTATTAGCAATGCAAGTCCACCTTGCTGGCAATATATTAGCTCTAATTATCCAAAATGCAGTTTGTCCGCCTGTGGAACTGATGTTGGCTTACCTGGTGGTCAAATAGGTAATTCAGAAGTTGGCCATATGAATATTGGCAGTGGTAGAGTAGTAATGCAAAGTCTACAGCGCATTAATCAAGAAATTGGAGCAATAGAAAACAATGCAAATCTACAAAGTTTTATTAGTAATCTAAAAAGTAAGAATGGTATATGCCATCTGGTGGGATTAGTGTCAGATGGTGGTGTTCATTCACATCAAAAGCATATTGGAGCTTTAGCAAAAAAAATATCACAGCGTGGAATCAAAGTGGTGATACATGCATTTTTAGACGGCAGAGATACATTGCCAAATTCATGTAAAAAATGTATTCAGGAATTTAAAGAGAGTATAAAGAATAACGATATAAGAATTGCTACTGTTTCTGGGCGTTACTATGCTATGGACCGTGATAACAGGTGGGAGAGAACAATTGAGGCTTATGAGGCTATCGCATTTGCAAAGGCACCTCGTCATGACAATGCAGTATCGTTGATTGATGAAAATTATCAAAATAATATAACTGATGAGTTTATAAAACCTGCAGTAATAGGTGATTATCAAGGTATAAAACCAGAAGATGGAGTGTTACTGGCTAACTTTCGTGCTGATCGAATGATACAATTAGCAAGTATTTTATTAAACCAATCAGCAGCGCGTGACGCTGGAATCTATGGTCAAACTACTCGTACGACAGAAGGTCATAAACGAAAACCATTCTCTTCAATTCTAAGCATGATGCAATACAAAGCGGACTTAAAAATTCCTTGTCTTTTTCCTCCTATATCTTTTGCTAACACTTTAGGACAGGTAATAGCAGACAATAAATTACAACAATTACGCATCGCCGAAACTGAGAAATACGCTCATGTGACTTTCTTTTTCAATTGCGGAAGAGAAGAACCTTTCTTCGGTGAAGAAAGAATACTAATTCCTTCACCAAAAGTTAAAACTTATGATCTGCAACCTGAAATGTCAGCCTTTGAGCTCACAGAAAAGCTTGTAGAAAAAATTCACTCCCAAGAATTCGCACTGATAGTTGTAAATTACGCTAACCCTGATATGGTGGGACATACAGGTAATATAAAAGCAGCCGAGAAAGCTGTGCTAGCTGTAGATGGTTGTCTTGCGAAAGTGCTGAGTGCTGTTAAAAAGTCAAGCAACACCGCATTAATTGTTACTGCAGACCACGGTAATGTGGAATGTATGTTCGATGAAGAAAATAATACACCTCATACAGCACACACTCTAAATAAAGTGCCATTTATTGTGTCTTGCGATAATCTAAAACTAAGAGACGGAAGGTTATCTGATATTGCCCCTACTATTTTACAGCTACTTGGAATTAAAAAACCAAACGAAATGACAGGCAGTTTGTTGATTGTATAA
- a CDS encoding IS982 family transposase, producing the protein MKKDITELYCCVEDFCRAVDDNFANRFLSNGKKPTRVPEIAHSEILTIILLYHKSPCKNFKAFYLCYLQLFYRSEFSKLPSYHRFIALKPRVLWYLALLLQWFCEQAKMTGISYIDSTSIAVCHRKRISRNKVFKGLAELGKNTYGWFFGFKLHVVINEIGEIQGVTLTRGNVDDRKPVPTLTKKLTGLLFGDKGYIKKELFEKLFDRGLKLVTKVKKGMKNALISLKEKILLGKRSIVETVFGCLKNKFELEHTRHRSTVNFLVHIFSTLISYSMQSKKPCISQLYFVG; encoded by the coding sequence ATGAAGAAAGATATTACAGAACTGTACTGTTGCGTCGAGGATTTTTGTCGTGCGGTAGATGATAATTTTGCAAATAGGTTCTTATCAAACGGCAAAAAACCAACCAGAGTACCAGAAATAGCGCACTCAGAAATTCTAACCATAATCCTATTATACCATAAATCACCATGTAAAAACTTCAAGGCTTTTTATCTTTGTTATCTTCAGTTATTCTATAGATCAGAGTTTTCAAAGCTGCCTTCATATCACAGATTTATTGCCTTAAAGCCGCGAGTTTTGTGGTATTTAGCATTACTTTTGCAATGGTTTTGTGAACAAGCAAAAATGACCGGGATTTCCTACATAGATTCTACTTCAATAGCAGTATGCCATCGAAAAAGAATCTCAAGAAATAAGGTTTTCAAAGGATTAGCAGAGTTAGGAAAGAATACTTACGGCTGGTTTTTTGGTTTTAAATTACATGTAGTAATCAATGAAATAGGTGAAATTCAAGGTGTTACGCTAACCAGAGGTAACGTCGATGACAGAAAACCTGTACCAACTCTAACCAAAAAACTAACTGGACTTTTGTTTGGAGATAAGGGCTATATAAAGAAAGAGCTCTTTGAGAAACTATTCGATAGAGGTCTAAAACTCGTCACTAAAGTGAAAAAAGGTATGAAAAATGCACTGATTTCGCTGAAAGAGAAGATTTTACTAGGGAAAAGATCGATTGTTGAAACGGTTTTTGGCTGCCTAAAAAACAAATTTGAACTTGAGCACACTCGGCATAGATCCACAGTAAATTTCTTGGTACATATTTTTTCTACCCTCATTTCTTATTCAATGCAATCGAAAAAGCCCTGTATTTCTCAGCTTTACTTCGTTGGTTAA
- a CDS encoding NAD kinase, whose amino-acid sequence MHKYKNIAYVASPSPKSQEVSKLLKKLNFINITEENKSEIDLLIVVGGDGFMLRTLHNYVIENKNTHVYGVNTGNVGFLMNKCFKDLIDHIEHATLAQLTLLKMEATDISGKKYHYIAVNEVYVFRKANQIVEMNITINDKLKVEKFRGDGVILSTPTGSTAYNFSAGGPILPLNSNLLALTSINSYYPRHWNGALISNDTVVQIDINDTKNRPALVVSDYKEFHDISQIKIQKDHENTITLLFDKDYPLNERIFDRQFLY is encoded by the coding sequence ATGCATAAATACAAAAATATAGCCTATGTTGCTTCTCCATCACCAAAGTCCCAGGAAGTATCTAAACTATTAAAGAAACTTAATTTTATCAATATAACAGAAGAAAATAAGTCCGAAATCGATCTATTGATAGTTGTTGGCGGTGATGGCTTTATGCTACGCACCTTGCATAATTACGTTATAGAAAACAAAAACACACACGTATACGGAGTAAATACTGGCAATGTTGGGTTTTTGATGAATAAATGCTTTAAAGATTTAATTGATCATATAGAGCATGCAACCTTAGCTCAGTTAACTTTGCTAAAAATGGAAGCCACAGACATAAGTGGCAAGAAATACCACTATATAGCGGTAAACGAAGTATATGTTTTTAGAAAAGCAAACCAAATAGTAGAGATGAATATTACTATTAATGATAAACTAAAAGTAGAAAAATTTAGAGGGGATGGAGTAATATTATCTACTCCCACAGGCAGCACTGCATATAACTTCTCTGCCGGCGGTCCAATTTTGCCACTAAATTCAAACTTACTTGCATTGACCTCCATCAATAGCTATTACCCAAGGCATTGGAATGGAGCGCTAATATCAAACGATACGGTAGTACAAATTGACATTAACGACACAAAAAACCGTCCAGCACTTGTAGTATCAGATTACAAGGAGTTTCATGACATATCACAGATAAAAATACAAAAAGACCATGAGAACACAATCACTTTGCTTTTTGACAAGGATTACCCTCTGAATGAAAGGATCTTTGATAGACAATTTCTATACTAA
- the rpmE gene encoding 50S ribosomal protein L31, which translates to MNYHKIIIVMTDGQEFETRSTYGKEGDRVKLDRDPLTHPAWTGSLTSGSASKTSKLAKFNDKYGSIF; encoded by the coding sequence ATGAATTATCATAAAATTATTATAGTTATGACAGACGGTCAAGAGTTTGAAACTCGTTCAACCTATGGAAAGGAAGGAGATAGGGTAAAGCTTGATAGAGATCCTCTCACTCACCCTGCATGGACTGGAAGTTTGACAAGCGGGTCAGCAAGTAAAACTAGCAAATTAGCTAAGTTTAACGATAAATATGGAAGCATTTTCTAA
- the fabD gene encoding ACP S-malonyltransferase: protein MIFAFPGQGSQFVGMGKSLYSEFSVARQVFDEVDSILGRKLSHLIFNGPIEELTITENAQPAIMAVSIATLRVMEHVFGKSLFTDHNVKYVCGHSVGEYTALCAAGALTLESAIKLLKVRSEAMHEASLKCKGGMVALLGAEINEVEDILKSVQIDGICEIANDNGGGQVVVSGTTEALEMLPDLFKNSSVRKLIKLQVSGPFHSSLMKPADEKVLEFLKGIKITRPIVPLISNVTAKEESDPKVIKTLLAKQVVIRVRWQEMVLYTSSRGINKFVEIGPNKVLSNLVKRIDQSISTKNIDSIGDIDSFFSESLVLTAKNLKVGLS from the coding sequence ATGATTTTTGCTTTCCCTGGTCAGGGCTCTCAGTTTGTAGGAATGGGAAAGAGCTTATATAGTGAATTTTCAGTTGCAAGACAAGTATTTGATGAAGTAGATAGCATATTGGGTAGAAAGCTGTCTCATTTAATCTTCAACGGTCCTATTGAAGAATTAACCATTACAGAAAACGCTCAGCCAGCTATAATGGCAGTGTCAATCGCGACGCTACGTGTTATGGAGCATGTGTTTGGCAAATCTCTTTTCACTGATCACAACGTTAAGTATGTTTGTGGGCATTCAGTTGGCGAGTATACAGCGCTGTGTGCTGCAGGGGCGTTAACACTTGAGTCTGCAATCAAGCTGCTAAAAGTTCGCAGCGAAGCAATGCATGAAGCTTCACTGAAATGTAAAGGCGGAATGGTCGCATTGCTTGGAGCAGAGATAAATGAAGTGGAAGATATATTAAAATCAGTTCAAATTGACGGAATTTGTGAAATTGCAAACGATAATGGCGGTGGGCAGGTAGTGGTAAGTGGTACTACAGAAGCCCTTGAGATGTTACCTGATTTATTCAAAAACTCGAGTGTGAGGAAATTAATTAAATTACAGGTTAGTGGGCCTTTTCATTCATCTCTTATGAAACCTGCTGATGAAAAAGTTTTGGAGTTTTTGAAGGGTATTAAAATAACCCGTCCTATAGTTCCTTTGATATCAAATGTTACAGCTAAAGAGGAGAGTGATCCCAAAGTTATAAAAACTTTACTCGCCAAGCAAGTTGTAATCAGAGTGAGGTGGCAAGAAATGGTTTTGTATACGTCAAGCCGTGGCATTAACAAATTTGTTGAAATTGGCCCTAATAAAGTTTTATCCAATTTGGTCAAAAGAATTGATCAATCTATCAGTACAAAAAATATAGATAGTATTGGTGATATTGACAGCTTCTTTAGTGAATCATTAGTATTAACAGCGAAAAATTTAAAAGTTGGATTAAGTTAA